Proteins from one Longimicrobium sp. genomic window:
- a CDS encoding J domain-containing protein — protein MPTLTDAPATITAAALLAIPAWQPEKLFSGDDERDRRLYRRLALDFHPDRHPANTESFKHLSALKNARDTKIEAKTWTGAGVRELVLRSGKRLVVRYLRRHTFELGTLFISPRSVTYLFREDHRALCRNAVRTIRGFRYANDAMRDEVSRFLPRIELEAETADGPALVIAKSPGVIRLRDVLDHLGGRMDPRHVAWILSTLHNLGAYLTWAGLTHNAIDLDSYFISPNDHAGMLLGGWWYARREGEAMTHLPGASVNVWKTILPPHATAAKRATPKLDRELIRLAGRTLLGDPGGTRLLRDPAIPAPLARWVTTPGDDDGIEDYANWARARDAAFGPRRFVVMDLTPQEIYGGA, from the coding sequence ATGCCTACCCTCACCGACGCACCGGCCACGATCACCGCCGCCGCGCTCCTCGCGATTCCCGCCTGGCAGCCGGAGAAGCTGTTCAGCGGCGACGACGAGCGCGACCGGCGGCTGTACCGCAGGCTCGCGCTGGACTTCCACCCGGACCGCCACCCCGCCAACACCGAATCGTTCAAGCACCTGAGCGCGCTGAAGAACGCGCGCGACACGAAGATCGAGGCGAAGACGTGGACCGGCGCGGGCGTACGGGAGCTGGTGCTGCGGAGCGGAAAACGCCTCGTCGTTCGCTACCTGCGCCGCCACACCTTCGAGCTCGGCACGCTCTTCATCAGCCCGCGTTCGGTCACGTATCTCTTCCGCGAAGACCACCGCGCGCTGTGCCGGAACGCCGTCCGCACCATCCGCGGCTTCCGCTACGCGAACGACGCCATGCGCGACGAGGTCTCCCGCTTCCTCCCCCGCATCGAGCTGGAGGCGGAGACGGCCGACGGCCCCGCGCTCGTCATCGCCAAATCCCCCGGCGTCATCCGCCTGCGCGACGTGCTGGACCACCTGGGCGGGAGGATGGACCCGCGCCACGTGGCCTGGATCCTCAGCACCCTCCACAACTTGGGCGCGTACCTCACCTGGGCGGGGCTCACGCACAACGCCATCGACCTGGACAGCTACTTCATCTCCCCCAACGACCACGCGGGGATGCTGCTGGGCGGCTGGTGGTACGCGCGGCGGGAGGGCGAGGCGATGACGCACCTGCCGGGAGCGAGCGTGAACGTGTGGAAGACCATCCTTCCCCCCCACGCCACGGCGGCCAAGCGGGCGACCCCCAAGCTGGACCGCGAGCTCATCCGGCTCGCCGGGCGCACGCTGCTCGGCGATCCCGGAGGCACGCGCCTGCTCCGCGACCCCGCCATTCCCGCGCCGCTCGCGCGGTGGGTGACCACGCCGGGGGACGACGACGGGATTGAGGATTACGCGAACTGGGCCCGCGCGCGCGACGCGGCTTTCGGCCCGCGAAGGTTCGTCGTGATGGACCTGACGCCGCAGGAGATTTACGGCGGAGCGTAG
- the galE gene encoding UDP-glucose 4-epimerase GalE, whose translation MRLLVTGGAGYIGSVVVTQLADAGHQVVVFDRLSQGHRKAVDPRAELIVGDLADRAAVEDAMAAHRPEGILHFASHTLVGESMERPFLHLGENVRNGLNLLESAVEHGVRRFILSSTANLFGVPDAIPIPADAAIRPGSPYGESKHILERLLHWMDDRFAMRYASLRYFNAAGAVSPDRGEDHDPETHLIPVVLQVALGQREAVMIFGDDYDTPDGTCVRDYIHVADLADAHVRALHALDGGSRTYNLGNGRGFSVREVIETARAVTGHPIPARVAPRRPGDPAVLVAESERIRRELGWEPRHGELRDIIASAWAWHRAHPHGYADRSGGSDDSGPASPSSSPSR comes from the coding sequence ATGAGGCTCCTGGTCACCGGCGGCGCGGGGTACATCGGCAGCGTGGTGGTCACGCAGCTGGCCGACGCGGGGCACCAGGTGGTCGTCTTCGACCGCCTGTCGCAGGGGCACCGCAAGGCGGTCGACCCGCGCGCGGAGCTCATCGTCGGCGACCTGGCGGACCGCGCGGCGGTGGAAGACGCGATGGCGGCGCACCGCCCCGAGGGAATCCTGCACTTCGCCTCGCACACGCTGGTGGGCGAGTCGATGGAGCGGCCGTTCCTGCACCTGGGCGAGAACGTGCGCAACGGGCTGAACCTGCTGGAATCGGCGGTGGAGCACGGGGTGCGGCGCTTCATCCTCTCCTCCACCGCCAACCTGTTCGGCGTGCCGGACGCCATCCCCATCCCCGCCGACGCGGCGATCCGGCCGGGGAGCCCGTACGGCGAGAGCAAGCACATCCTGGAGCGGCTGCTGCACTGGATGGACGACCGCTTCGCGATGCGGTACGCGTCGCTACGCTACTTCAACGCGGCGGGCGCTGTGTCGCCGGACCGGGGCGAGGACCACGACCCGGAGACGCACCTGATCCCCGTCGTCCTCCAGGTGGCGCTGGGGCAGCGCGAGGCGGTGATGATCTTCGGCGACGACTACGACACGCCGGACGGCACCTGCGTGCGCGACTACATCCACGTGGCGGACCTGGCCGACGCGCACGTGCGCGCGCTGCACGCGCTGGATGGCGGGAGCCGCACCTACAACCTGGGGAACGGCCGCGGCTTCAGCGTGCGCGAGGTGATCGAGACGGCGCGCGCGGTCACCGGCCACCCCATCCCCGCGCGGGTGGCGCCGCGCCGGCCGGGCGACCCCGCGGTGCTGGTGGCCGAGAGCGAGCGCATCCGCCGGGAGCTGGGGTGGGAGCCGCGGCACGGCGAGCTGCGCGACATCATCGCCAGCGCGTGGGCGTGGCACCGGGCGCATCCCCACGGCTACGCGGATCGCTCGGGGGGATCGGACGACTCGGGACCCGCATCTCCATCTTCATCCCCATCCCGATGA
- the galK gene encoding galactokinase, with amino-acid sequence MNDNGLRETVVRAFAERFGAPPAFVARAPGRVNLIGEHTDYSGGFVLPMAIDRAVWIALRPRADSRVSVASLDFGETGEFDLGRLESAGGGWLEYVRGMAWALGDELALRGWEGVASGDVPKGAGLSSSAALELAAARAFAAVSGIDWDARRMALLAQRAENGWVGVRCGIMDQMISAAGEAGHALLIDCRSLETRPVPLPPGTAVVVMDTGTRRGLVDSEYNERRRATEVAAERLGVPALRDVDVATLESRAAELDPVTLRRARHVVGENERTLAAAAALERGDAAEVGRLVDLSHASLRDDFQVSRRELDAIVELAQAHPACFGARMTGAGFGGCAVALVERSAADDFARKVGDAYRAAVGLEPRVYVCAAAPGASIEEVR; translated from the coding sequence ATGAACGACAATGGCTTGCGGGAGACGGTGGTTCGGGCGTTCGCGGAGCGCTTCGGCGCGCCGCCGGCCTTCGTGGCGCGCGCGCCGGGGCGGGTGAACCTGATCGGCGAGCACACCGACTACAGCGGCGGCTTCGTGCTGCCGATGGCCATCGACCGCGCGGTGTGGATCGCCCTCCGCCCGCGGGCCGATTCGCGCGTCTCCGTCGCGTCGCTGGACTTCGGGGAGACGGGGGAGTTCGACCTGGGGCGGCTGGAGAGCGCGGGCGGCGGCTGGCTGGAGTACGTGCGGGGGATGGCGTGGGCGCTGGGGGACGAGCTCGCGCTGCGGGGATGGGAGGGCGTGGCGAGCGGCGACGTGCCGAAGGGCGCCGGGCTGTCGTCCAGCGCCGCGCTGGAACTGGCGGCGGCGCGCGCGTTCGCGGCGGTTTCGGGGATCGACTGGGACGCGCGGCGGATGGCGCTGCTGGCGCAGAGGGCCGAGAACGGCTGGGTGGGCGTGCGGTGCGGGATCATGGACCAGATGATTTCGGCCGCGGGCGAGGCGGGGCACGCGCTGCTGATCGACTGCCGCTCGCTCGAGACGCGCCCGGTCCCGCTGCCGCCCGGGACCGCGGTGGTGGTGATGGACACGGGCACGCGCCGCGGGCTGGTCGATTCCGAGTACAACGAGCGCCGCCGCGCCACCGAGGTGGCGGCAGAGCGCCTGGGCGTCCCCGCGCTGCGCGACGTGGACGTGGCGACGCTGGAGTCGCGCGCCGCGGAGCTGGACCCGGTGACGCTGCGCCGCGCCCGCCACGTGGTGGGCGAGAACGAGCGCACGCTGGCCGCCGCCGCCGCGCTGGAGCGCGGCGACGCCGCGGAGGTGGGGCGATTGGTGGACCTGAGCCACGCCAGCCTGCGCGACGACTTCCAGGTCTCGCGCCGCGAGCTGGACGCCATCGTGGAGCTGGCCCAGGCGCACCCCGCCTGCTTCGGCGCGCGGATGACGGGCGCGGGCTTCGGTGGCTGCGCGGTCGCGCTGGTCGAGCGATCGGCCGCGGACGACTTCGCCCGCAAAGTTGGTGATGCGTATCGCGCCGCCGTCGGCCTGGAGCCGCGCGTCTACGTCTGCGCCGCCGCCCCGGGCGCCTCGATCGAGGAGGTCAGGTAA
- a CDS encoding acyl-CoA thioesterase — translation MATSADAFETSVAILPGDVDDIGHVNNIVYLRWVQEAAIAHWTAVAPPHVQRAVGWVVLRHEIDYRRPALPGDAVRARTWVSLADAVRVERHTEIVRAGDGTLLARARTLWCPLATATGRPLRVSDELRVLFSVPEADGRTLKR, via the coding sequence ATGGCGACCTCCGCCGACGCGTTCGAGACGTCCGTCGCCATCCTCCCCGGCGACGTGGACGACATCGGGCACGTGAACAACATCGTCTACCTGCGCTGGGTGCAGGAGGCCGCCATCGCGCACTGGACGGCGGTCGCGCCGCCGCACGTGCAGCGCGCGGTGGGCTGGGTGGTGCTGCGGCACGAGATCGACTACCGCCGCCCTGCGCTCCCGGGCGACGCCGTCCGCGCGCGCACCTGGGTGAGCCTGGCCGACGCCGTCCGCGTGGAGCGCCACACCGAGATCGTCCGCGCGGGCGACGGGACGCTGCTGGCGCGGGCGCGCACCCTCTGGTGCCCGCTCGCCACCGCCACCGGCCGCCCGCTGCGCGTGTCCGACGAGCTGCGCGTGCTCTTCTCCGTCCCCGAAGCCGACGGCCGCACGCTCAAGCGCTGA
- a CDS encoding UDP-glucose--hexose-1-phosphate uridylyltransferase: MAERAGATLLAEHPHRRLNPLTGEWVLVSPHRALRPWQGQVEPVLRAERPAYDPGCYLCPGNPRAGGARNPQYAGTFVFDNDFAALRPDAPEAGVDVDGLLVARAEPGVCRVVCFSPRHDLTLAEMATPGIRRVVDVWAEQYASLGSRPEIGHVQIFENKGEMMGCSNPHPHGQIWAQRSIPLIPMRETATQAEHHRRHGRTLLGDYLALEEARGERTVCANDAFAALVPFWAVWPFETLVISRRPVADLAALDDAERDGLADVLRRLTARYDALFGISFPYSAGFHQAPTDGEPHPEWHLHMHFHPPLLRSATVRKFMVGYEMMAEPQRDLTPEAAAERLRAVPEDGRGGGA, translated from the coding sequence GTGGCTGAGCGCGCTGGGGCGACGCTGCTGGCGGAGCACCCGCACCGGCGGCTGAACCCGCTCACCGGCGAGTGGGTGCTGGTGTCGCCGCACCGCGCCCTGCGGCCGTGGCAGGGGCAGGTGGAGCCCGTGCTGCGCGCCGAGCGGCCGGCGTACGATCCCGGCTGCTATCTCTGCCCGGGGAACCCGCGGGCCGGCGGCGCGCGGAACCCGCAGTACGCCGGCACCTTCGTGTTCGACAACGACTTCGCCGCGCTGCGGCCGGATGCACCCGAGGCGGGCGTGGACGTGGACGGGCTGCTGGTGGCGCGCGCGGAGCCGGGCGTCTGCCGCGTCGTCTGCTTCTCGCCGCGGCACGACCTGACGCTGGCGGAGATGGCAACGCCCGGCATCCGCCGCGTGGTGGACGTGTGGGCGGAGCAGTACGCATCGCTGGGGAGCCGGCCGGAGATCGGCCACGTGCAGATCTTCGAGAACAAGGGCGAGATGATGGGGTGCAGCAATCCTCATCCGCACGGCCAGATCTGGGCGCAGCGCTCCATCCCCCTCATCCCCATGCGCGAAACGGCGACGCAGGCGGAGCACCACCGCCGCCACGGGCGCACGCTGCTGGGCGACTACCTGGCGCTGGAGGAGGCGCGCGGCGAGCGCACGGTCTGCGCGAACGACGCCTTCGCCGCGCTGGTGCCGTTCTGGGCGGTGTGGCCGTTCGAAACCCTCGTCATCTCCCGCCGCCCCGTGGCCGATCTCGCCGCGCTGGACGACGCGGAGCGCGACGGGCTGGCGGACGTCCTCCGGCGGCTGACGGCACGCTACGACGCGCTGTTCGGCATCTCCTTCCCCTACTCCGCCGGATTCCACCAGGCGCCCACGGACGGGGAGCCGCACCCGGAGTGGCACCTCCACATGCACTTCCATCCCCCGCTGCTGAGGTCCGCGACCGTGCGCAAGTTCATGGTGGGATACGAGATGATGGCCGAGCCGCAGCGCGACCTGACCCCCGAGGCCGCGGCGGAGCGGCTGCGCGCGGTCCCGGAGGACGGCCGGGGAGGCGGCGCATGA
- a CDS encoding glycoside hydrolase family 3 N-terminal domain-containing protein, producing MKRILMLLAAQAILVAPAAAQTQTQARRARVDSLLARMTLEEKVGQMTQLTLSAFTAPGTPHRDSVRLDVARLREGIVNRHIGSILNVEQGALTVEGWHDAVRRIQRVAMLETRLGIPILYGIDFVHGANYTRGGTLFPQNIAIAATFDTALARRAGEITGDEAYASALPWNFAPVLDVGRQPLWPRFYETFGEDPWLASLMGRSQVAGMQRGGRVAATMKHYLGYSNPRSGHDRTPAYMTVREVRESYLPPFAAAVRAGARAVMVNSGEIDGEPLHASRYWLTDVLRGELGFDGVIVTDWADIIYLNTRHHVAPTLKDAVRMAVQAGVDVSMTPNDYQFYDDLIALVREGTIPESRIDQSVRRILTLKADLGLFEAPFPDETAAHRVGGEASAAVSRQAAREAITLLKNEGGVLPLRKAARILVTGPAAQSLTALNGGWTYTWQGSDASQFPAGPRTLLEAMLKRGRDVRYVPGAAFADTMDIAAAARAARDADVAVVAVGEDAYAETPGNIDDLTLPEPQLRLVEAIEATGTPVVLVLVEGRPRVITRVAGGARAIVMAYWPGMHGGEALADVLFGDANPSGRLPFTYPRAVNQLVPYDHKRTDEIGPAAANAFHPLFEFGSGLGYTTFAYSGLKTGAATLRPGGTLPVTVTVRNTGGREGTETVLFFTRQRFASLSPAVRRLRGFQRITLQPGEARTVTFTLSADDLTYVGRDGRPVLEAGTFDVMVGGLTASFTVATGATDATGAAASTGGGTTR from the coding sequence ATGAAGCGCATTCTGATGCTCCTTGCGGCGCAGGCCATCCTCGTTGCCCCGGCAGCCGCGCAGACGCAAACGCAGGCGCGGCGCGCGCGCGTCGACTCGCTGCTGGCGCGGATGACGCTGGAGGAGAAGGTGGGGCAGATGACGCAGCTCACCCTCTCCGCCTTCACCGCGCCGGGCACGCCCCACCGCGACAGCGTGCGGCTGGACGTCGCCAGGCTGCGCGAAGGGATCGTGAACCGGCACATCGGCTCCATCCTGAACGTCGAGCAGGGCGCGCTCACCGTGGAGGGGTGGCACGACGCCGTCCGCCGGATCCAGCGCGTGGCCATGCTCGAGACGCGGCTCGGCATCCCCATCCTCTACGGCATCGACTTCGTGCACGGGGCCAATTACACGCGCGGCGGCACCCTCTTCCCGCAGAACATCGCCATCGCCGCCACGTTCGACACCGCGCTGGCCCGCCGCGCCGGCGAGATCACCGGCGACGAGGCGTACGCGTCGGCGCTGCCGTGGAACTTCGCGCCGGTGCTGGACGTGGGCCGCCAGCCGCTCTGGCCGCGCTTCTACGAGACCTTCGGCGAGGACCCGTGGCTCGCGTCGCTGATGGGGCGCAGCCAGGTGGCGGGGATGCAGCGCGGCGGTCGCGTGGCGGCCACGATGAAGCACTACCTGGGCTACTCCAACCCCCGCTCCGGCCACGACCGCACCCCCGCGTACATGACCGTGCGCGAGGTGCGCGAGAGCTACCTGCCGCCGTTCGCCGCCGCGGTCCGCGCCGGCGCGCGCGCGGTGATGGTGAACAGCGGCGAGATCGACGGCGAGCCGCTGCACGCCAGCCGCTACTGGCTGACCGACGTCCTCCGCGGCGAGCTGGGCTTCGACGGGGTGATCGTGACCGACTGGGCCGACATCATCTACCTCAACACCCGCCACCACGTGGCCCCCACGCTGAAGGACGCGGTGCGGATGGCGGTGCAGGCGGGCGTGGACGTGAGCATGACGCCCAACGACTACCAGTTCTACGACGACCTGATCGCCCTGGTGCGCGAGGGCACCATCCCCGAGAGCCGCATCGACCAGTCCGTCCGCCGCATCCTGACGCTGAAGGCGGACCTGGGCCTGTTCGAGGCGCCGTTCCCCGACGAGACCGCCGCGCACCGCGTCGGCGGCGAGGCCTCCGCCGCCGTGTCGCGGCAGGCCGCGCGCGAGGCCATCACCCTGCTGAAGAACGAGGGCGGCGTCCTCCCGCTGCGGAAGGCCGCGCGCATCCTGGTCACCGGCCCGGCCGCGCAGTCGCTGACCGCGCTGAACGGGGGATGGACCTACACCTGGCAGGGGAGCGACGCGTCGCAATTCCCAGCCGGCCCGCGGACGCTGCTGGAGGCGATGCTGAAGCGCGGCCGCGACGTTCGCTACGTCCCCGGCGCCGCCTTCGCCGACACGATGGACATCGCGGCCGCCGCCCGCGCCGCGCGCGACGCCGACGTGGCGGTGGTGGCGGTCGGGGAAGACGCGTACGCCGAGACGCCGGGAAACATCGACGATCTCACCCTGCCCGAGCCGCAGCTGCGGCTGGTGGAGGCCATCGAGGCGACGGGGACGCCGGTGGTGCTCGTCCTGGTCGAGGGCCGCCCGCGCGTCATCACCCGCGTGGCCGGCGGGGCCAGGGCGATCGTGATGGCGTACTGGCCGGGGATGCACGGCGGCGAGGCGCTGGCCGACGTCCTCTTCGGCGACGCCAACCCGTCCGGCCGCCTCCCCTTCACCTATCCCCGCGCGGTGAACCAGCTCGTTCCCTACGACCACAAGCGCACCGACGAGATCGGGCCGGCCGCGGCCAACGCCTTCCATCCCCTCTTCGAGTTCGGCAGCGGCCTGGGCTACACGACCTTCGCCTATTCCGGCCTGAAGACCGGCGCGGCCACGCTCCGCCCCGGCGGCACCCTCCCCGTCACCGTCACCGTCCGCAACACCGGCGGCCGCGAGGGAACGGAGACGGTGCTGTTCTTCACCCGGCAGCGGTTCGCGTCGCTGTCGCCCGCGGTGCGGCGGCTGCGCGGCTTTCAGCGCATCACCCTGCAGCCGGGCGAGGCGCGGACG
- a CDS encoding adenylosuccinate synthetase, with amino-acid sequence MKHASVVIGANFGDEGKGLMTDFLARTYGGDGVLVARFNGGAQAGHTVVTDDGGRHVFSHFGAGTLAGADTLLTRHFIANPIIFQRERGELEALGIDPLVSVDPRALVTTPYDMLINEMVETSRGAARHGSVGLGINETVTRSDSRGFRLTAGDALNGPAAVETMLRRIRKTWVPRRVATLGIEAEYQRRREMIESEALAESWLAVLDNFLQRAHVRADTEVLGEHETVVFEGAQGLALDQTRGAFPHVTRSNTGVRNVAEMLNELPPAELLVTYATRAYMTRHGAGPLQGELAEKPFPGVYDLTNVPHAFQGRLRYALLDVAALRDRIAEDFRDTEMLDRTDGLRMAVAVTCLDQLPEAAAWTCEGEAVQGSPDDLVDAVRSHLSAEVFAASGSRAADIAAEIPV; translated from the coding sequence ATGAAGCACGCCAGCGTGGTGATCGGTGCGAATTTCGGGGATGAAGGAAAGGGGCTGATGACGGATTTCCTCGCCCGCACGTACGGGGGAGATGGAGTCCTGGTCGCCCGGTTCAACGGGGGAGCGCAGGCCGGGCACACTGTCGTGACGGACGACGGCGGCCGCCACGTGTTCAGCCACTTCGGCGCGGGGACGCTGGCCGGCGCCGATACCCTGCTCACCCGGCACTTCATCGCCAACCCCATCATCTTCCAGCGCGAGCGTGGGGAGCTGGAAGCGCTCGGCATCGACCCGCTCGTCTCCGTCGATCCGCGGGCGCTCGTCACCACGCCCTACGACATGCTGATCAACGAGATGGTGGAGACGAGCCGCGGGGCCGCGCGCCACGGCAGCGTGGGCCTCGGCATCAACGAGACGGTCACGCGGAGCGACAGCCGGGGCTTCCGCCTGACCGCCGGCGATGCGCTGAACGGCCCCGCGGCGGTGGAAACGATGCTCCGGCGCATCCGGAAGACGTGGGTGCCCCGGCGCGTCGCCACGCTCGGCATCGAGGCGGAATACCAGCGGCGGCGGGAGATGATCGAAAGCGAAGCGCTGGCCGAGAGCTGGCTCGCGGTTCTGGACAACTTCCTCCAGCGCGCCCACGTCCGCGCCGACACGGAGGTGCTGGGCGAGCACGAGACGGTCGTCTTCGAGGGCGCGCAGGGGCTGGCGCTGGACCAGACGCGCGGCGCGTTTCCGCACGTCACCCGCTCCAACACGGGCGTGCGGAACGTGGCGGAGATGCTGAACGAGCTGCCGCCCGCCGAGTTGCTGGTGACCTACGCCACGCGCGCCTACATGACGCGCCACGGCGCCGGCCCGCTGCAGGGCGAACTCGCGGAGAAGCCGTTCCCCGGCGTGTACGATCTCACGAACGTGCCGCACGCGTTCCAGGGCCGGCTCCGCTACGCCCTGCTGGACGTCGCCGCGCTCCGCGACCGCATCGCCGAGGATTTCCGCGACACGGAGATGCTGGACCGCACGGACGGGCTCCGGATGGCCGTCGCCGTCACCTGCCTGGACCAGCTCCCGGAGGCCGCGGCATGGACGTGCGAGGGCGAAGCCGTGCAAGGCAGCCCGGACGATCTGGTCGACGCGGTGCGATCGCACCTCTCCGCGGAGGTGTTCGCCGCAAGCGGCTCCCGCGCCGCCGACATCGCCGCGGAAATCCCCGTCTGA